From Etheostoma spectabile isolate EspeVRDwgs_2016 chromosome 19, UIUC_Espe_1.0, whole genome shotgun sequence, the proteins below share one genomic window:
- the LOC116707302 gene encoding ubiquitin carboxyl-terminal hydrolase 36 isoform X2 — translation MPIVDKLKEALKPGRKETGDEGDLNKLLASSAKKVLLQKIEFEPASKGFSYQLDSLKNKYVILNPRNEGATGQKATEPAQIKRQVSENVVGGQSDGIPSPQKMLFPGNKLTLKWERVYRVGAGLHNLGNTCFLNSTVQCLTYTPPLANYLLSKEHSRACHQSGFCMICIMQNHIIQAFANTGNAIKPVSFIRDLKKIARHFRFGSQEDAHEFLRYTIDAMQKACLNGYPKLDRQTQATTLVHQIFGGYLRSRVKCSICKSVSDTYDPYLDIALEIRQAGNIVRALELFVKPDVLSGENAYMCAKCKKKVPATKRFTVHRTSNVLTLSLKRFANFSGGKITKDVGYPEFLNIRPYMSQSSGDPVMYGLYAVLVHSGYSCHAGHYYCYVKASNGQWYQMNDSMVHSSNIKVVLNQQAYVLFYLRIPETKRNADGQTTKQGMLHPGRNSVSSEQIKRANLNGPLSSPQVTKKLEPAQLRKIQSMDGGLGLPFSRNGVSSQPQPRLSNWTSYSNGPPKLPGGPTVIEEPFKKLKKPSPQGQVQYRSCTPTPSNNGFSRAEGDKKQGGEGRGMSASTSFKSLSDSSSADTTDSKDSVGTKSAPVGETPSTPRKGSNGLPSPAKSVERSQSTEEQKTAKIKPPALNNITSEATSTMSPPPAKKLALSAKKARSRRPSSIDALPSLPRQLSSVPTHKNQLNPLTLPSPTHTPRAVPFHSSKVQSLPFAHSSESFKQQSSQKQSLLSTLQKPNASLSPKTNGLHSGGPKSPKSSNNFSSVVQEPDLNGTSGHEVNQKKKKKKKKKKRLKEEVTLWEESRRCSDGQIDEPEAVEPPSKKTTTENGKIGKQSTATVVFWDSQVKDSYKRRQAPAADRSELGDNPSRAAPVAWDGKKTSGVVEELLRNATDKAYGANVLSWDGEVSAISRDAAEDVRHAKFDTVIDEWDEDFDRGKVKKMKNYKREKWRSGSSIFQKIQDRRSKWSVTPGGKRVFGVRR, via the exons ATGCCGATAGTGGATAAACTCAAGGAGGCATTAAAACCTGGTCGGAAGGAGACGGGTGATGAGGGTGACCTCAACAAACTGTTGGCCTCTTCAGCCAAGAAGGTCCTCTTGCAGAAGATAGAGTTTGAGCCTGCCAGCAAGGGTTTCTCCTATCAACTGGACAGCCTGAAGAACAAGTATGTGATACTCAATCCCCGGAATGAGGGCGCTACGGGCCAGAAGGCCACAGAGCCTGCCCAAATAAAGAGGCAAG TCTCAGAGAATGTTGTTGGGGGTCAGAGCGATGGGATTCCTTCCCCACAGAAGATGCTCTTTCCAGGCAACAAGCTTACCCTTAAATGGGAGCGTGTGTACAGGGTGGGAGCCGGTCTCCACAACTTAGGGAACACCTGCTTCCTCAACTCCACAGTGCAGTGTCTCACCTACACCCCGCCTCTTGCCAACTACTTACTCTCAAAGGAGCACAGCCGTGCCT GTCACCAGTCAGGCTTTTGTATGATCTGTATAATGCAGAACCATATCATCCAAGCCTTTGCCAACACAGGCAATGCCATCAAGCCTGTCTCCTTCATCAGAGATCTGAAAA AAATTGCCAGGCATTTTCGCTTTGGAAGCCAAGAGGACGCCCATGAGTTTCTGCGGTACACCATCGATGCTATGCAGAAAGCTTGTCTCAATGGCTACCCAAA GCTTGACAGGCAGACCCAGGCCACAACTCTGGTTCACCAGATCTTTGGAGGTTACCTCAGGTCAAGAG TGAAATGCTCTATTTGTAAAAGTGTGTCAGACACATATGACCCTTACCTTGACATCGCTTTGGAGATTCGG CAAGCGGGTAACATTGTGCGAGCCCTGGAACTGTTTGTTAAACCAGATGTACTAAGTGGAGAGAATGCCTACATGTGTGCCAA gtGCAAAAAGAAAGTGCCAGCAACCAAGCGCTTCACAGTCCATAGAACATCTAATGTACTGACCCTTTCACTGAAGAGGTTTGCCAACTTTAGCGGAGGAAAAATAACAAAG gatgttggTTACCCAGAATTTCTGAACATCCGCCCCTACATGTCTCAGAGCTCAGGTGATCCTGTTATGTATGGCCTCTATGCTGTTCTGGTGCACTCTGGCTACAGTTGTCATGCTGGCCATTACTACTGCTATGTCAAG GCAAGCAACGGACAATGGTATCAAATGAATGATTCCATGGTGCACTCTAGTAACATCAAAGTAGTCTTGAACCAGCAGGCTTATGTGCTTTTCTACCTGAG GATCCCTGAAACCAAGAGGAATGCAGATGGACAGACCACCAAGCAGGGGATGTTGCATCCTGGGAGGAACAGTGTGTCTTCTGAACAGATAAAGAGGGCCAATCTGAATGGCCCTCTCTCCTCCCCGCAGGTCACAAAG AAACTTGAGCCTGCACAACTGCGTAAGATCCAGTCCATGGATGGTGGTTTGGGCCTGCCCTTTTCTAGAAATGGCGTGAGCTCTCAGCCACAGCCTAGACTTTCCAACTGGACGTCATACTCCAATGGTCCACCAAAGCTGCCAGGTGGACCCACAGTTATCGAGGAGCCTTTCAAGAAGCTGAAGAAGCCGTCTCCCCAGGGCCAAGTGCAGTACCGCAGCTGCACTCCGACCCCTTCCAACAACGGGTTTAGCAGGGCTGAGGGAGATAAAAAGCAAGGTGGCGAGGGCAGAGGCATGTCGGCGTCTACCTCATTTAAGTCTTTGTCTGACTCTTCCTCTGCCGACACAACTGACTCAAAG GACTCGGTGGGTACCAAAAGTGCACCAGTAGGAGAGACTCCCTCCACCCCACGGAAAGGCTCTAATGGCCTGCCCTCTCCAGCCAAGAGCGTGGAGCGCTCTCAGAGCACAGAGGAGCAGAAGACGGCTAAAATTAAACCCCCGGCGCTCAACAACATCACTTCTGAAGCCACCAGCACCATGTCACCTCCCCCTGCCAAGAAACTGGCCCTGTCAGCCAAGAAG GCTCGCAGCCGGAGACCGAGCAGCATTGATGCTCTGCCCTCTTTGCCACGCCAGCTGTCCAGTGTCCCCACGCATAAAAATCAACTTAACCCCCTCACTTTGCCCTCACCTACTCACACTCCCAG AGCTGTTCCATTCCATTCATCCAAAGTCCAATCATTGCCTTTTGCCCACTCAAGTGAATCCTTCAAACAGCAGAGCTCTCAGAAACAGTCCCTTCTCTCCACACTGCAAAAACCAAATGCCAGCCTTTCTCCTAAAACCAACGGGCTACACAGTGGCGGCCCAAAGAGCCCCAAGTCTTCCAACAACTTCAGCTCCGTGGTCCAAGAACCAGACCTCAACGGCACTTCAGGTCACGAGGTCaaccaaaagaagaagaagaagaaaaagaag aagaagaggCTAAAAGAAGAGGTGACGCTTTGGGAGGAGAGCAGGCGATGCTCAGACGGGCAGATCGATGAGCCTGAGGCAGTGGAACCCCCTTCCAAAAAGACCACCACAGAGAATGGCAAGATCGGTAAACAAAGCACAG CCACAGTGGTGTTTTGGGACAGCCAAGTGAAGGACAGTTACAAGCGCAGACAGGCACCAGCGGCTGATAGAAGTGAGTTAGGAGACAACCCAAGCCGTGCTGCTCCTGTAGCCTGGGATGGGAAAAAGACAAGTGGGGTGGTAGAGGAGCTGCTCAGGAACGCCACAGATAAGGCCTACGGAGCAAACG TCCTCAGTTGGGATGGAGAGGTCTCTGCTATTAGTAGAGATGCTGCTGAAGATGTCCGTCACGCCAAGTTTGACACTGTGATCGATGAGTGGGATGAAGACTTTGACAGGGGAAAG gtgaagaaaatgaaaaactatAAAAGAGAGAAGTGGCGAAGTGGCAGCAGCATCTTCCAGAAAATCCAGGACAGGCGGAGCAAATGGTCTGTAACACCTGGAGGGAAAAGAGTTTTTGGAGTCCGTCGCTGA
- the LOC116707302 gene encoding ubiquitin carboxyl-terminal hydrolase 36 isoform X1, which yields MPIVDKLKEALKPGRKETGDEGDLNKLLASSAKKVLLQKIEFEPASKGFSYQLDSLKNKYVILNPRNEGATGQKATEPAQIKRQVSENVVGGQSDGIPSPQKMLFPGNKLTLKWERVYRVGAGLHNLGNTCFLNSTVQCLTYTPPLANYLLSKEHSRACHQSGFCMICIMQNHIIQAFANTGNAIKPVSFIRDLKKIARHFRFGSQEDAHEFLRYTIDAMQKACLNGYPKLDRQTQATTLVHQIFGGYLRSRVKCSICKSVSDTYDPYLDIALEIRQAGNIVRALELFVKPDVLSGENAYMCAKCKKKVPATKRFTVHRTSNVLTLSLKRFANFSGGKITKDVGYPEFLNIRPYMSQSSGDPVMYGLYAVLVHSGYSCHAGHYYCYVKASNGQWYQMNDSMVHSSNIKVVLNQQAYVLFYLRIPETKRNADGQTTKQGMLHPGRNSVSSEQIKRANLNGPLSSPQVTKKLEPAQLRKIQSMDGGLGLPFSRNGVSSQPQPRLSNWTSYSNGPPKLPGGPTVIEEPFKKLKKPSPQGQVQYRSCTPTPSNNGFSRAEGDKKQGGEGRGMSASTSFKSLSDSSSADTTDSKDSVGTKSAPVGETPSTPRKGSNGLPSPAKSVERSQSTEEQKTAKIKPPALNNITSEATSTMSPPPAKKLALSAKKARSRRPSSIDALPSLPRQLSSVPTHKNQLNPLTLPSPTHTPRAVPFHSSKVQSLPFAHSSESFKQQSSQKQSLLSTLQKPNASLSPKTNGLHSGGPKSPKSSNNFSSVVQEPDLNGTSGHEVNQKKKKKKKKRRHSEVEGNAEPMTSTATVPLANHVESASEKKRKKKKKKRKKEHEDGEKVLARECVPSHLDTSHQEDDWCQGGIWSLTFHPDTEQSKQKPPLANTTPTQSKSNQKEQGRDSVKLKKKKKKSQDTSACSASETTSEMKAAVIQNDMEDLILLKNKLKVKKKNKKRLKEEVTLWEESRRCSDGQIDEPEAVEPPSKKTTTENGKIGKQSTATVVFWDSQVKDSYKRRQAPAADRSELGDNPSRAAPVAWDGKKTSGVVEELLRNATDKAYGANVLSWDGEVSAISRDAAEDVRHAKFDTVIDEWDEDFDRGKVKKMKNYKREKWRSGSSIFQKIQDRRSKWSVTPGGKRVFGVRR from the exons ATGCCGATAGTGGATAAACTCAAGGAGGCATTAAAACCTGGTCGGAAGGAGACGGGTGATGAGGGTGACCTCAACAAACTGTTGGCCTCTTCAGCCAAGAAGGTCCTCTTGCAGAAGATAGAGTTTGAGCCTGCCAGCAAGGGTTTCTCCTATCAACTGGACAGCCTGAAGAACAAGTATGTGATACTCAATCCCCGGAATGAGGGCGCTACGGGCCAGAAGGCCACAGAGCCTGCCCAAATAAAGAGGCAAG TCTCAGAGAATGTTGTTGGGGGTCAGAGCGATGGGATTCCTTCCCCACAGAAGATGCTCTTTCCAGGCAACAAGCTTACCCTTAAATGGGAGCGTGTGTACAGGGTGGGAGCCGGTCTCCACAACTTAGGGAACACCTGCTTCCTCAACTCCACAGTGCAGTGTCTCACCTACACCCCGCCTCTTGCCAACTACTTACTCTCAAAGGAGCACAGCCGTGCCT GTCACCAGTCAGGCTTTTGTATGATCTGTATAATGCAGAACCATATCATCCAAGCCTTTGCCAACACAGGCAATGCCATCAAGCCTGTCTCCTTCATCAGAGATCTGAAAA AAATTGCCAGGCATTTTCGCTTTGGAAGCCAAGAGGACGCCCATGAGTTTCTGCGGTACACCATCGATGCTATGCAGAAAGCTTGTCTCAATGGCTACCCAAA GCTTGACAGGCAGACCCAGGCCACAACTCTGGTTCACCAGATCTTTGGAGGTTACCTCAGGTCAAGAG TGAAATGCTCTATTTGTAAAAGTGTGTCAGACACATATGACCCTTACCTTGACATCGCTTTGGAGATTCGG CAAGCGGGTAACATTGTGCGAGCCCTGGAACTGTTTGTTAAACCAGATGTACTAAGTGGAGAGAATGCCTACATGTGTGCCAA gtGCAAAAAGAAAGTGCCAGCAACCAAGCGCTTCACAGTCCATAGAACATCTAATGTACTGACCCTTTCACTGAAGAGGTTTGCCAACTTTAGCGGAGGAAAAATAACAAAG gatgttggTTACCCAGAATTTCTGAACATCCGCCCCTACATGTCTCAGAGCTCAGGTGATCCTGTTATGTATGGCCTCTATGCTGTTCTGGTGCACTCTGGCTACAGTTGTCATGCTGGCCATTACTACTGCTATGTCAAG GCAAGCAACGGACAATGGTATCAAATGAATGATTCCATGGTGCACTCTAGTAACATCAAAGTAGTCTTGAACCAGCAGGCTTATGTGCTTTTCTACCTGAG GATCCCTGAAACCAAGAGGAATGCAGATGGACAGACCACCAAGCAGGGGATGTTGCATCCTGGGAGGAACAGTGTGTCTTCTGAACAGATAAAGAGGGCCAATCTGAATGGCCCTCTCTCCTCCCCGCAGGTCACAAAG AAACTTGAGCCTGCACAACTGCGTAAGATCCAGTCCATGGATGGTGGTTTGGGCCTGCCCTTTTCTAGAAATGGCGTGAGCTCTCAGCCACAGCCTAGACTTTCCAACTGGACGTCATACTCCAATGGTCCACCAAAGCTGCCAGGTGGACCCACAGTTATCGAGGAGCCTTTCAAGAAGCTGAAGAAGCCGTCTCCCCAGGGCCAAGTGCAGTACCGCAGCTGCACTCCGACCCCTTCCAACAACGGGTTTAGCAGGGCTGAGGGAGATAAAAAGCAAGGTGGCGAGGGCAGAGGCATGTCGGCGTCTACCTCATTTAAGTCTTTGTCTGACTCTTCCTCTGCCGACACAACTGACTCAAAG GACTCGGTGGGTACCAAAAGTGCACCAGTAGGAGAGACTCCCTCCACCCCACGGAAAGGCTCTAATGGCCTGCCCTCTCCAGCCAAGAGCGTGGAGCGCTCTCAGAGCACAGAGGAGCAGAAGACGGCTAAAATTAAACCCCCGGCGCTCAACAACATCACTTCTGAAGCCACCAGCACCATGTCACCTCCCCCTGCCAAGAAACTGGCCCTGTCAGCCAAGAAG GCTCGCAGCCGGAGACCGAGCAGCATTGATGCTCTGCCCTCTTTGCCACGCCAGCTGTCCAGTGTCCCCACGCATAAAAATCAACTTAACCCCCTCACTTTGCCCTCACCTACTCACACTCCCAG AGCTGTTCCATTCCATTCATCCAAAGTCCAATCATTGCCTTTTGCCCACTCAAGTGAATCCTTCAAACAGCAGAGCTCTCAGAAACAGTCCCTTCTCTCCACACTGCAAAAACCAAATGCCAGCCTTTCTCCTAAAACCAACGGGCTACACAGTGGCGGCCCAAAGAGCCCCAAGTCTTCCAACAACTTCAGCTCCGTGGTCCAAGAACCAGACCTCAACGGCACTTCAGGTCACGAGGTCaaccaaaagaagaagaagaagaaaaagaagcgGCGGCATTCTGAGGTAGAGGGCAACGCAGAGCCGATGACATCCACAGCTACAGTGCCACTGGCCAACCATGTCGAATCAGCCAGCGAGAAGAAgcggaagaagaaaaagaaaaagcgaAAAAAGGAGCATGAAGATGGAGAGAAAGTTTTAGCGAGGGAGTGTGTCCCGTCACACCTGGATACATCGCACCAGGAGGACGATTGGTGTCAGGGTGGCATATGGAGTCTAACATTCCATCCTGATACAGAACAGTCTAAGCAAAAGCCTCCGTTAGCTAACACAACCCCAACGCAGTCTAAGTCAAATCAGAAAGAACAGGGAAGGGACTCTGTaaagctgaagaagaagaaaaagaagagtcaGGACACTTCAGCATGCTCTGCATCAGAGAC CACTTCTGAGATGAAGGCAGCAGTCATTCAGAATGATATGGAAGATTTgatactgttaaaaaataagttaaaagtgaagaagaaaaacaagaagaggCTAAAAGAAGAGGTGACGCTTTGGGAGGAGAGCAGGCGATGCTCAGACGGGCAGATCGATGAGCCTGAGGCAGTGGAACCCCCTTCCAAAAAGACCACCACAGAGAATGGCAAGATCGGTAAACAAAGCACAG CCACAGTGGTGTTTTGGGACAGCCAAGTGAAGGACAGTTACAAGCGCAGACAGGCACCAGCGGCTGATAGAAGTGAGTTAGGAGACAACCCAAGCCGTGCTGCTCCTGTAGCCTGGGATGGGAAAAAGACAAGTGGGGTGGTAGAGGAGCTGCTCAGGAACGCCACAGATAAGGCCTACGGAGCAAACG TCCTCAGTTGGGATGGAGAGGTCTCTGCTATTAGTAGAGATGCTGCTGAAGATGTCCGTCACGCCAAGTTTGACACTGTGATCGATGAGTGGGATGAAGACTTTGACAGGGGAAAG gtgaagaaaatgaaaaactatAAAAGAGAGAAGTGGCGAAGTGGCAGCAGCATCTTCCAGAAAATCCAGGACAGGCGGAGCAAATGGTCTGTAACACCTGGAGGGAAAAGAGTTTTTGGAGTCCGTCGCTGA